The proteins below are encoded in one region of Silene latifolia isolate original U9 population chromosome 2, ASM4854445v1, whole genome shotgun sequence:
- the LOC141642868 gene encoding uncharacterized protein LOC141642868, producing MSATPKRGPQEEGGHSSSSTLQPHYGGGEKEPHAHPWGTYSPVNDNRRLPRPDSRDGERKSPLHSMYRIPSVAVTDSHSPHASHPVGGPEVRTELRDSKETRESKGVENREVKAESRDANHQSGKIDKEGRVENKVDDSKEVKYERDRSNDSKSEVKAEKDVLVGVVAGAHPNWKDPHRVKRHPDILGGGGISGTWNSSQLRAKYEASTKENVTSSVNVMKERVEGNEAVGENIVDSKADEKCKDRKRKEGKHYDWSENDKDKSDYRSNLQSGSSSTHEYKEGVREERDSDRWEREKKDAVKEKERLKEREKDQVDKEGKNIAEREGYLNEKDVLDKPSLPENITLESKKPSDSWRNLEREAKERRKERDGDVEGERPEKRRCYEKESDDRVADVGEGTDKERDAFSYGVQQKKRMLRARGSPQVGNRDPRFKSRGQDAEGSQGKPEVSTVYKVGECLQELTKLWKEYESSQANKTSDNLYNGPTLEIRIPAEHVTATNRQVRGGQLWGTDIYTDDSDLVAVLMHTGYCRPTASPPPAAIQELRATIRILPRQDSYVSTLRNNVRSRAWGAAIGCSYRVERCCILKKGGGTIDLEPCLTHTSTIEPTLAPVAVERTMTTRAAASNALRQQRFVREVTIQYNLCNEPWIKYSISIVADKGLKKPMYTSARLKKGEVLYLETHSCRYELCFATEKVVKNLHVSETHEAETGNPQNHVASMNGDRIMADGDNMVVDMFRWSKCKKPLPQKVMRSIGIPLPSDHVEVLEENLDWEDVQWSQTGVWIAGKEYQLARVHFLSPN from the exons ATGAGTGCTACTCCGAAACGGGGTCCACAAGAGGAAGGCGGTCATTCGTCGTCTTCCACACTCCAGCCGCATTATGGGGGTGGTGAGAAGGAGCCTCATGCTCACCCTTGGGGTACTTATAGCCCGGTTAATGATAACCGTCGGCTTCCCAGGCCTGATTCACGGGACGGGGAGAGAAAATCGCCTTTGCATTCCATGTATAGAATACCGTCAGTGGCGGTCACTGATTCCCATTCTCCCCATGCTAGTCATCCTGTTGGTGGGCCAGAGGTTAGGACAGAGTTGAGGGATTCTAAGGAGACTAGGGAGAGTAAGGGTGTGGAGAATAGGGAAGTGAAAGCTGAGTCCAGGGATGCGAATCATCAGAGTGGTAAGATTGACAAGGAGGGGAGGGTGGAAAACAAGGTGGACGATAGTAAAGAGGTCAAGTATGAGAGAGACAGGAGTAATGATTCGAAGAGTGAAGTGAAGGCGGAAAAGGATGTTCTTGTAGGCGTTGTAGCGGGAGCACATCCAAACTGGAAAGATCCGCATCGGGTAAAAAGACATCCTGATATTCTAGGTGGAGGCGGGATTTCTGGAACTTGGAATAGTTCACAACTGCGTGCTAAATATGAAGCTTCCACCAAGGAAAATGTTACAAGTTCTGTGAATGTGATGAAGGAACGTGTTGAAGGAAATGAGGCTGTGGGAGAGAACATAGTGGATTCAAAAGCTGATGAAAAATGTAAGGACAGAAAACGGAAGGAAGGAAAGCATTATGATTGGTCGGAAAATGATAAAGACAAGAGTGATTATAGGAGTAACTTGCAATCTGGCAGTAGTAGTACTCATGAATACAAGGAAGGGGTAAGAGAAGAGAGAGATTCTGACCGTTGGGAGAGGGAGAAAAAAGATGCCGTGAAAGAGAAGGAAAgattaaaagaaagagaaaaggatCAGGTTGACAAAGAAGGGAAGAATATTGCGGAAAGAGAGGGTTACCTTAACGAGAAAGATGTACTAGACAAGCCGTCACTGCCGGAAAATATTACTTTGGAATCTAAAAAACCGTCTGATTCCTGGAGGAATTTGGAAAGAGAAGCTAAGGAGAGGAGAAAAGAAAGAGACGGTGATGTGGAAGGCGAAAGGCCTGAGAAGCGCAGATGTTATGAGAAAGAGTCAGATGATAGAGTGGCTGATGTTGGTGAGGGCACAGACAAAGAAAGAGATGCCTTTAGCTATGGGGTTCAACAGAAAAAGAGGATGCTTCGCGCAAGAGGGAGTCCTCAGGTTGGCAATCGTGATCCACGCTTTAAGTCTCGTGGGCAAGATGCCGAGGG GTCTCAAG GTAAACCTGAGGTGTCTACTGTTTATAAAGTGGGTGAATGCTTGCAAGAATTGACAAAATTGTGGAAAGAATATGAATCATCACAGGCGAATAAAACCAGCGATAATCTTTATAATGGCCCCACATTGGAAATTCGAATTCCAGCAGAGCATGTTACTGCAACTAATCGACAG GTCAGGGGTGGACAGCTTTGGGGGACAGACATATATACCGATGATTCAGATCTTGTTGCTG TTCTCATGCACACAGGCTATTGTCGGCCGACGGCATCTCCCCCGCCGGCAGCTATCCAGGAGTTACGTGCAACAATACGAATTCTACCTCGCCAGGATA GTTATGTGTCAACTCTGAGAAACAACGTTCGATCTCGTGCTTGGGGGGCTGCAATCGGCTGTAGCTACCGTGTTGAACGGTGCTGCATTTTGAAG AAAGGAGGAGGAACCATTGATCTTGAACCGTGCCTCACACACACATCAACAATCGAGCCTACATTGGCCCCAGTTGCAGTGGAGCGCACAATGACCACTAGAGCCGCAGCCTCG aATGCATTGCGGCAGCAAAGATTTGTACGTGAAGTGACCATACAATATAATCTCTGTAATGAACCCTG GATTAAGTATAGCATTAGCATTGTAGCTGACAAGGGCTTAAAAAAGCCCATGTATACATCTGCCCGTTTGAAGAAGGGTGAAGTTCTCTATCTAGAGACTCATTCATGCAG GTATGAACtttgctttgctaccgagaaggTAGTGAAAAATTTGCACGTGTCAGAGACACATGAAGCAGAGACAGGAAATCCTCAGAACCATGTAGCTTCTATGAACGGAGACCGAATCATGGCAGATGGTGATAACATGGTTGTAGATATGTTCCGGTGGTCAAAGTGCAAGAAACCGCTGCCTCAGAAGGTTATGCGATCAATTGGGATCCCATTGCCTTCAGATCATGTTGAG